The following proteins are encoded in a genomic region of Ornithodoros turicata isolate Travis chromosome 6, ASM3712646v1, whole genome shotgun sequence:
- the LOC135398754 gene encoding putative defense protein isoform X2: protein MEPRHDVDPQESLPPYTITVDFTGKDFIVKLSANNAGAAYRGFLLRTIRIQDLQESYLPGTFTEHRDSPNKVLQVICDGHRKNAVTHTTNEAKNRTIVHWVPDRRPRKPIQVVFRATVVHSKQIFWLRVDSKPVLITSSAATLLPVTIWTLSFCYSIPLLTTNKH, encoded by the exons ATGGAACCCAGACACGATGTTGATCCACAAGAATCGCTGCCCCCTTATACA ATTACCGTGGACTTCACGGGAAAGGACTTCATAGTGAAGCTGAGCGCGAACAACGCTGGGGCCGCGTATCGAGGATTCCTTCTGCGAACCATCAGAATACAGGATCTGCAGGAGAGCTATCTCCCGGGAACCTTTACTGAACACAGGGATTCTCCTAACAAGGTCCTCCAAGTGATCTGCGACGGTCATAGAAAG AATGCAGTGACACATACGACGAACGAGGCTAAGAATCGTACCATCGTCCACTGGGTGCCTGACCGACGACCAAGGAAACCAATCCAAGTGGTCTTCAG GGCAACTGTGGTGCATTCCAAGCAGATATTTTGGCTTCGCGTGGACTCCAAACCAGTGCTTATTACGTCTTCTGCGGCTACGCTACTACCCGTGACGATTTGGACGCTGTCATTCTGCTACAGTATTCCTCTGCTTACAACCAATAAACATTGA
- the LOC135398754 gene encoding putative defense protein isoform X1, which translates to MELKKTLLMFLLMLSGQCYRDGAPRTACKTMEPRHDVDPQESLPPYTITVDFTGKDFIVKLSANNAGAAYRGFLLRTIRIQDLQESYLPGTFTEHRDSPNKVLQVICDGHRKNAVTHTTNEAKNRTIVHWVPDRRPRKPIQVVFRATVVHSKQIFWLRVDSKPVLITSSAATLLPVTIWTLSFCYSIPLLTTNKH; encoded by the exons ATGGAATTGAAGAAGACCCTGTTGATGTTTCTGTTGATGCTTTCCGGTCAGTGCTACAGAGACGGAGCTCCTAGGACCGCCTGCAAAACAATGGAACCCAGACACGATGTTGATCCACAAGAATCGCTGCCCCCTTATACA ATTACCGTGGACTTCACGGGAAAGGACTTCATAGTGAAGCTGAGCGCGAACAACGCTGGGGCCGCGTATCGAGGATTCCTTCTGCGAACCATCAGAATACAGGATCTGCAGGAGAGCTATCTCCCGGGAACCTTTACTGAACACAGGGATTCTCCTAACAAGGTCCTCCAAGTGATCTGCGACGGTCATAGAAAG AATGCAGTGACACATACGACGAACGAGGCTAAGAATCGTACCATCGTCCACTGGGTGCCTGACCGACGACCAAGGAAACCAATCCAAGTGGTCTTCAG GGCAACTGTGGTGCATTCCAAGCAGATATTTTGGCTTCGCGTGGACTCCAAACCAGTGCTTATTACGTCTTCTGCGGCTACGCTACTACCCGTGACGATTTGGACGCTGTCATTCTGCTACAGTATTCCTCTGCTTACAACCAATAAACATTGA